One window of the Acinetobacter equi genome contains the following:
- a CDS encoding phosphate--AMP phosphotransferase produces the protein MVLAKNDFKMMEEEELSVALIQAQYDLLQSKGKKNAKSLVILVSGIELAGKGEAVKQLREWVDPRYLRVKADAPNIVNDRNVFWQPYAKSIPAEGQIVVMFGNWYSDLLSTAMHVSSPLDETLFDEYVESMRTFEQDLKNNHVDVIKVWFDLSWNSLQKRLDHMDPSEVRWHKLHGLDWRNKRQYDNLQKLRQRFTHDWHIIDCENEAERDQQFAQYILRAMKHCPEHLTKAKGKWKQAKVPEEILNPSTHVIEKSEYKKELKILTKKVAEALRYDRRNVVILFEGMDAAGKGGAIKRIVKKLDPREYEIYTIAAPEQYELARPYLWRFWAKLQPDEKINIFDRSWYGRVLVERIESFANDVEWQRAYDEINAFEKSLYNHETVVIKFWLAISKNEQEERFKKREETPHKQFKITEDDWRNRSHWDEYLNAAADMFARTSTEYAPWNIISTNDKNTARLEVLRTILKQLKVG, from the coding sequence ATGGTTTTAGCTAAAAATGATTTTAAAATGATGGAAGAGGAAGAACTCTCTGTCGCATTGATTCAAGCACAATATGATCTTTTACAATCCAAAGGAAAAAAAAACGCAAAAAGTTTAGTGATTTTGGTGAGTGGAATTGAACTTGCTGGAAAGGGTGAGGCTGTTAAGCAATTACGAGAGTGGGTCGATCCTCGTTATTTACGAGTAAAAGCAGATGCTCCTAATATTGTGAATGACCGTAATGTGTTTTGGCAGCCATATGCAAAGTCAATTCCTGCTGAAGGTCAAATTGTCGTGATGTTTGGAAATTGGTATAGCGACTTATTATCAACAGCCATGCATGTGTCTTCACCTTTAGATGAGACACTATTTGATGAATATGTAGAAAGTATGCGTACTTTTGAACAGGATTTAAAAAACAACCATGTTGATGTTATTAAAGTTTGGTTTGATTTATCTTGGAATTCATTACAAAAGCGTTTAGATCATATGGATCCAAGTGAGGTGCGGTGGCATAAATTGCATGGTTTAGATTGGCGCAATAAAAGACAATATGATAATTTGCAAAAACTAAGACAGCGTTTCACACATGATTGGCACATTATTGATTGTGAAAATGAAGCAGAGCGTGATCAACAATTTGCACAATATATTTTACGTGCAATGAAGCATTGCCCTGAACATTTAACCAAAGCAAAAGGAAAGTGGAAGCAGGCAAAAGTTCCAGAAGAAATTTTGAATCCATCAACTCATGTCATAGAAAAGTCTGAATATAAAAAAGAACTTAAAATCTTAACAAAAAAGGTTGCTGAAGCCCTTCGTTATGATCGACGTAATGTTGTGATCTTGTTTGAAGGGATGGATGCTGCTGGAAAAGGTGGTGCAATTAAAAGGATTGTGAAAAAGCTTGATCCACGTGAATATGAAATTTATACCATTGCCGCACCTGAACAATATGAGCTTGCACGACCTTATTTATGGAGATTTTGGGCAAAACTACAGCCTGATGAAAAAATTAATATTTTTGATCGTAGTTGGTATGGTCGCGTATTGGTTGAGCGTATTGAGAGCTTTGCGAATGATGTTGAATGGCAACGTGCTTATGATGAAATAAATGCATTTGAAAAAAGTTTATATAATCATGAAACAGTTGTAATTAAATTTTGGTTAGCTATTTCGAAAAATGAGCAAGAAGAACGATTTAAAAAACGTGAAGAAACGCCTCATAAGCAATTTAAAATTACAGAAGATGATTGGAGAAATCGAAGCCATTGGGATGAGTATTTAAATGCTGCCGCAGATATGTTTGCGCGCACAAGTACAGAATATGCGCCTTGGAACATTATTTCGACCAATGATAAAAATACGGCACGCTTAGAAGTACTAAGAACAATTTTAAAGCAACTTAAGGTTGGTTAA
- the ubiE gene encoding bifunctional demethylmenaquinone methyltransferase/2-methoxy-6-polyprenyl-1,4-benzoquinol methylase UbiE: MSNENQTPTPAASAQNSDNVSPFLTEPLPQGAPQGQQQSLGQRITDTPVTGSVPKYNLPRGANTGNVGSTTHFGYQTVNSEEKAQKVAEVFHSVASKYDIMNDLMSFGIHRLWKRFAINMSGVRRGQHVLDIAGGTGDLAKVFSREVGPTGHVVLSDINESMLNVGRDRLIDAGCTNVDFVLANAETLEPFADNSFDLLTISFGLRNVTDKDAALESMYRVLKPGGRLLILEFSKPVFEPFSKLYDLYSFTALPIMGKLVANDSESYKYLAESIRMHPDQRTLKGMMENAGFKNCDYHNLTGGIVAVHRGFKL; the protein is encoded by the coding sequence ATGTCGAATGAAAATCAAACGCCAACCCCTGCAGCGTCGGCACAAAACTCAGACAACGTGAGTCCATTCTTAACTGAACCTCTTCCACAAGGTGCTCCTCAAGGGCAACAACAGTCTCTTGGGCAACGTATCACTGACACACCTGTGACAGGTTCTGTACCAAAATATAATCTGCCACGTGGTGCGAATACAGGAAATGTTGGTTCAACAACACACTTCGGTTATCAAACCGTAAATAGTGAAGAAAAAGCACAAAAAGTTGCTGAAGTTTTCCATTCTGTAGCAAGCAAATACGACATCATGAATGACTTAATGTCATTTGGTATCCACCGCTTATGGAAACGCTTTGCTATTAATATGTCTGGTGTTCGTCGTGGACAGCATGTTCTAGACATCGCCGGTGGTACTGGTGATTTAGCCAAAGTATTTAGTCGTGAAGTTGGTCCAACGGGTCATGTCGTACTTTCTGATATTAACGAATCAATGCTTAATGTAGGTCGTGATCGTTTAATTGATGCAGGTTGTACCAATGTAGATTTTGTTTTAGCTAATGCTGAAACATTAGAACCATTTGCTGACAATAGCTTTGATCTATTAACCATTAGCTTTGGTCTACGTAACGTAACCGATAAAGATGCAGCACTTGAATCAATGTATCGTGTGCTTAAACCAGGCGGTCGTCTACTTATTTTAGAATTCTCTAAACCTGTATTTGAACCATTCTCTAAACTTTATGATCTTTATTCATTCACAGCATTACCAATTATGGGGAAACTTGTTGCGAATGACTCAGAAAGTTATAAATATTTAGCTGAATCTATTCGTATGCATCCAGATCAACGTACTTTAAAAGGTATGATGGAAAATGCAGGTTTCAAAAACTGTGATTACCATAACTTAACAGGTGGTATTGTTGCAGTTCACCGTGGTTTCAAACTTTAA
- a CDS encoding FFLEELY motif protein produces the protein MSKLAVLDELLERYYRLKYHKNSTLFQRLQDVQAWKKKRMEYTHAEQFLDKKNILMADFFMNRLYGGPDFDALAEQISRLTKYAHKAENFIPDNAIKTGALGVSLAIFAVELDEQVAEQLLADYHPHEAITDEMMRQTYLKLQQGDNRQKQLNMLDELGVYLDKYMRSFMIQAAFKMCKNVAIKHHFEVMYDFMQEGFLAIKPLKSAEKFVNEFTALERQIIDKVHSGDTNPFR, from the coding sequence ATGTCTAAACTTGCTGTATTAGATGAACTATTAGAACGTTACTATCGATTAAAATATCATAAAAATTCAACACTTTTTCAACGTTTACAAGATGTTCAGGCTTGGAAAAAAAAGCGCATGGAATATACCCATGCAGAACAATTTTTAGATAAAAAAAATATTCTTATGGCTGATTTTTTCATGAACCGCCTATATGGTGGTCCAGATTTTGATGCACTTGCTGAACAAATTTCTCGCCTAACCAAATATGCCCATAAAGCAGAAAACTTTATACCGGATAATGCGATCAAAACTGGGGCTTTAGGTGTTTCTTTAGCAATATTTGCTGTTGAATTAGATGAACAAGTTGCTGAACAATTATTGGCAGATTATCATCCTCATGAAGCGATTACTGATGAAATGATGCGTCAAACCTATCTTAAGCTTCAACAAGGTGATAATCGTCAAAAACAGCTAAATATGTTAGATGAGCTTGGAGTTTATCTTGATAAATACATGCGTTCTTTCATGATTCAAGCGGCTTTTAAAATGTGTAAAAATGTCGCAATAAAACATCATTTTGAAGTGATGTATGACTTCATGCAAGAAGGTTTTTTAGCCATAAAACCACTAAAATCTGCTGAAAAATTTGTCAATGAATTTACTGCTTTAGAACGTCAAATTATAGACAAAGTGCATTCTGGTGATACAAACCCATTCCGCTAA
- a CDS encoding ubiquinone biosynthesis accessory factor UbiJ yields MWSILALGVAERLMNHIIDLDAITRVQLNGLQGKLLRVVLDSPQLSVDVFFDDQKIRLEPTATGQSESTSIFEQRPYEQADDTVQEATATLHVQNIIELIKLLFAEEVGNIPLQGDYHLLQDIQRIMNQAEPDLAAHLSPWIGSALAHEIGKIQLAPKHLKRTLQSQFFFAEDTLKEDLGVFAPRWQMDDLNQDIRIFNQNLDRAEAKIQQLKDLIESL; encoded by the coding sequence ATGTGGTCGATTCTTGCACTTGGTGTAGCTGAACGATTAATGAACCATATTATTGATTTGGATGCGATTACTCGTGTCCAACTCAATGGTTTACAAGGTAAACTTCTTCGTGTTGTTTTAGATTCTCCTCAGCTTTCTGTTGATGTTTTTTTTGATGATCAAAAAATTCGTCTCGAACCCACAGCAACAGGACAATCTGAAAGTACGTCTATTTTTGAACAACGACCTTATGAACAAGCAGATGATACAGTTCAAGAAGCCACTGCTACTTTGCATGTGCAAAATATTATAGAACTGATCAAATTATTATTTGCAGAAGAAGTTGGAAATATTCCACTACAAGGCGATTATCATCTCTTGCAAGATATTCAGCGTATTATGAATCAAGCTGAACCTGATCTTGCAGCACATTTATCTCCTTGGATTGGATCTGCACTTGCTCATGAAATTGGTAAAATTCAACTTGCACCAAAACATTTAAAACGTACTTTACAAAGCCAGTTCTTTTTTGCAGAAGATACTTTAAAAGAAGATTTAGGTGTATTTGCCCCACGTTGGCAAATGGACGACTTAAACCAAGATATACGTATTTTTAATCAAAACTTAGATCGTGCTGAAGCTAAAATTCAGCAACTCAAAGACCTGATTGAATCTCTTTAA
- a CDS encoding ABC1 kinase family protein gives MIPHVSRLLELWRIAAHYRLDTLFPAEELPEKARHALSIIRMHPAAWSSKERKNPLKLKQALEDMGPLAIKLGQLLSTRRDLIPPEVLQQLVLLQDRVKPFGSDVAKTRIQQSLKADISTLFSRFDEQPLAAASIAQVHTAALHDGREVVVKVTRPNIRAQILQDFEILEWLGHTLEKRLEAARALHLSEIIQDYRQIILKELDLTLEADNTRRMRHYFTGSSMMYVPEVYMDSKDVMVAERITGVPISDIETFDRLGMDRADLARKGLTIFFTQVFRDNFFHADMHPGNVFVETINPSNPRFIALDCAIMGELSKHDQMTVARMLLAVMNSDFMQLIQIVHQAGWIPPGTDQDALAREMRRTVGPMVSKPMNELDFAGILLEVMDIARRFHLEIPPQLMLLLKTLVHVEGLGTDLYPNLDIWSLAKPILTDWIKAQMNPQKNIKELGQKIPDLLLGAQDFPSLLIDSLNGLKNQSAWHAKQINELQSMRLQMEVQHKRSWIFGSFIAIFLAIAVIAPWYISIIMLVIASILSIWRISK, from the coding sequence ATGATTCCGCATGTTTCACGTTTACTCGAACTTTGGCGTATTGCTGCGCACTATAGACTCGACACGTTGTTTCCTGCTGAAGAATTACCTGAAAAAGCTCGCCATGCACTTAGCATTATTCGTATGCATCCTGCTGCATGGTCTAGCAAAGAAAGGAAAAATCCTCTGAAGCTAAAACAAGCCCTTGAAGATATGGGGCCTTTAGCTATTAAATTAGGACAATTACTTTCAACTCGTCGTGATTTAATTCCACCTGAAGTTTTACAACAATTGGTTTTACTTCAAGACCGTGTAAAACCTTTTGGTTCTGATGTTGCTAAAACAAGAATTCAACAATCTTTAAAAGCAGATATTTCAACATTATTTTCACGTTTTGATGAACAACCCCTTGCTGCTGCATCTATTGCGCAAGTACATACTGCAGCCCTACACGATGGTCGAGAAGTTGTGGTAAAAGTGACACGTCCAAATATTCGTGCACAAATTTTACAAGATTTTGAAATTTTAGAATGGCTAGGTCACACGCTAGAAAAACGTCTAGAAGCAGCACGTGCCTTACATTTATCTGAAATTATTCAAGACTATCGTCAAATCATTTTAAAAGAACTTGATTTAACTTTAGAAGCAGACAACACCCGTCGTATGCGTCACTACTTTACTGGTTCAAGCATGATGTATGTGCCTGAAGTCTATATGGACAGTAAAGATGTTATGGTCGCTGAACGTATTACTGGTGTTCCAATTTCAGATATAGAAACCTTTGATCGTTTAGGAATGGATCGTGCTGATCTTGCGCGTAAAGGCTTAACTATTTTCTTTACTCAAGTATTCCGTGACAACTTTTTCCATGCAGATATGCATCCAGGAAATGTTTTTGTCGAAACGATTAATCCAAGTAATCCACGTTTTATTGCACTTGATTGTGCAATTATGGGAGAACTGTCTAAGCACGATCAAATGACCGTTGCACGAATGTTGCTAGCTGTAATGAATAGTGACTTTATGCAACTCATTCAAATTGTGCATCAGGCGGGTTGGATTCCACCGGGTACAGATCAAGATGCGCTTGCACGTGAAATGCGTAGAACTGTAGGTCCAATGGTGTCAAAACCAATGAATGAGTTGGATTTTGCAGGTATTTTACTTGAAGTGATGGATATTGCACGTCGCTTCCATTTGGAAATTCCACCGCAACTCATGCTTTTACTAAAAACATTGGTTCACGTAGAAGGTTTAGGCACAGATTTATATCCTAATCTAGATATTTGGAGTCTTGCAAAACCAATCTTAACGGATTGGATTAAAGCGCAAATGAATCCTCAAAAAAATATTAAAGAATTAGGACAAAAAATTCCTGATTTACTTCTTGGCGCACAAGATTTCCCAAGCCTATTGATTGACAGCTTAAATGGCTTAAAGAATCAATCTGCATGGCATGCAAAACAAATTAATGAATTGCAAAGTATGCGACTACAAATGGAAGTTCAGCATAAGCGAAGTTGGATTTTTGGTAGCTTTATTGCCATTTTCTTAGCAATTGCAGTGATTGCACCTTGGTATATTTCAATCATTATGTTGGTTATTGCAAGTATTTTGTCAATTTGGCGTATATCCAAATAA